In Microbulbifer elongatus, the DNA window AGAAATCTACTACGCGACTTATGCCGGGGATAACAACGGTGCCGTGTTCGATGGCGGCCTGTGTATTACCGCCAGTCACAACCCCAAAGATTACAACGGCATCAAACTGGTACAACAAAGTGCCGCCCCGCTTTCTGGTCCGAGCAGCCTGGAAAACCTCAAGGCACTCGTCGCAACCGCCGATATGCCGCCGGTAACTCAGTCGGGCAAAGCCCAGCGCGGCAATTTCAAACCCCGGTACACAGACTATCTTCTCGGCTGGGTGGACAGAGAAAAGCTGAAGCCACTGCGCATAGTTGTGAACCCGGGTAATGGCGGTGCGGGCGATATCGTCGAACGGCTGGAATCACATCTGCCATTTGAATTTATTCGCCTCAACTGTGACCCCGACGGCAACTTCCCCAAAGGGGTACCCAACCCGCTGCTCCCTGAAAACCGCGAGGAGACTGCAAACGCCGTCAAACAACACAATGCTGACCTCGGCATCGCCTGGGACGGCGACTTCGACCGCTGCTTTTTCTTTGATGAACACGGCAACTTTGTCGACGGCTACTATCTGGTCGGCCTGCTCGCACAGATTCTACTCAAGAAGCAACCCGGCGCGACCATCGTGCACGACCCGCGCCTCTACTGGAATACCCATGCGGTTGTTGAGGCTGCCGGCGGACACTGCCAGGTCTCACGCACCGGTCACGCTTTCATCAAGCAGGTGATGCGTGAGCAAGACGCCATCTACGGTGGTGAAATGAGCGCGCACCACTACTTCCGCGACTTCGCCTATTGCGATAACGGCACCATTCCATGGCTTCTGATCTGTGAGCACCTGAGCAAATCGGGGCTTCGACTCTCGCAACTGGTGCAAGAGATGACCGAAAGCTACCCCTGCTCTGACGAACTAAATATCAGCGTGCACGACGCCGATGCAGTGATTGAAGATGTAACACGGGAGTTCGCCAAAGGTGCCGCGAGCACTGAAACCACCGATGGCCTCGGCATCAATTTCAAGAACTGGCGATTCAATATCCGTCGGTCCAATACGGAACCACTGCTCAGGATTAATCTCGAAGCGCGCGGTGATCGCAGCCTGATTGAGCGGAATGCCGAACGCCTGCTGGGTATTATTCTGAAAGAAGAAAAGACCGGCGAGAAAGCAGACTAGCCAGGGTAGTATCCGACGGTAAGACCAATAAGGGGGCTATTGCCCCCTTGTTAATTACAGGTTTGGGTTACTGAATTGGAATACCGGTCTTGGTAACAGGTAATAATTATACCTACCGCCAATTCAGTTTAAAAAACATACCTATTTCAAAAGCTGTACAACTTCATCACCAAGCGCACTGGCAGACTGAGGGTTCTGACCGGTTACCAGGCGCTTATCAACTACTACATGCGACTTGAATGCCTCGCCACCAGAGAATGTGGCACCCTGCGCTTTCAGTGCATCTTCCAGTAAAAATGGTACGACCTCCGTCAATTCAATTGCGGCCTCTTCCTCGTTGGTAAAGCCGGTAACGGTTTTCCCCTGCACCAGTTTGCTGCCATCGGGGAGCGTCAGGCCCACCAGCGCAGCCGGGCCGTGACAGACGGCAGCGACAACGCCACCGCTGGCATAGATATTTCCCGCCACGCGACTGACTGCCTTATCCTCAGGAAAATCCCACACGGTACCGTGCCCACCAACAAATACGATGGCATCGTAGTCGGCCGGCTTTACGTGTTCGAGCTTTTTCGTATTTTCCACCAGAGATTGCGCCTGTGCATCTTTTTGAAAGCGCTGATTGACTAGGTCTTGCTCATCGAGGCTACCAGGGTCCACTGGCGCCTTACCTCCGGCAATACTAGCAACCTCTACGTTCAGTCCTGCATCCGTAAACTTGTAGTAAGGATGCGTGAATTCACCCAGCCAATAACCGGTACTTTTCCCGGTATCACCCAGTGCCGAATGGCTGGTTAACACCATTAGCACTTTGACATTTTTGGGCGTTGAATCCACATCACTCTGGCTACCACCAGGTTTAGCGCTGCCAGCAGCCAACGCACCCAGTGAAAAACACAGGGCTGCGAATGACACCACAAAGACTTTGAACCTATGCATACTGCAACTCCTACTTACTAATTTTTTGGACCAGTGTTTATTGATAGGCACCGCTACCGTAGGTCAACTCATAACTGTGGCTGTATATTTCCAAAATATTGCCAAATGGGTCTTCCATATAAATCATCCGGTAAGGCTTTTCACCCGGATAGTAGTAACGGGGCTCCTTCATTCGGCGCTTGCCGCCGGCAGCGACGATCTTATCCGCCAGCTCTTCAACATTCGGATCCTGTACACAAAAGTGGAAAATTCCCGTTTTCCAGTATTCAAAATTGTTTTCCGGGTTTTCTTGCTGCTTGAATTGGAAAAGTTCCACACCAATGCGATCACCGGTCGCCAGGTGCGCAATCTGAAATTCTTCCCAGCCGGGACCAAAAACATCGGTACACATAATGCCAACGGCGCTGTAATCCTCTTTGATCTTGGTCGGCGGCATTATTGTGTACCAGCCCAAGACCTCCGTATAAAAGCGCATAGCGCGCTCCAGGTCTGGAACGGAAATACCAATGTGTGAAAAGGTTCTTGGATAGGGTGACTGACTCATCGTGACCTCCGTGGGGACTCCCCGCTGTTAAGGCTTCTCATTACGGGGACATGATAGCCACAGCCACACCAAACAAAAAATTATGAATTATAATAAATTGCATAATGTTACCTTATGGACTTTACCGTGCTGAATCACCAATGGCTGAGGACCTTCCGCACACTGGCCGCTACCGGCCAGTTCACCAAAACCGCAACCGCGCTGCATATGACCCAACCCGGGGTAAGCCAGCACATCAGCAAGCTGGAAGCCCAGGTGGGCCATGAGCTTCTAGAGCGGGAGGGACGTCACTTCGACCTTACTGAAGCTGGGAAAGCGGTACTCGCCTACGCTGAAAATATCGCTGCGCTGGAAGACAGCCTTCTTCGCAATCTCAGTGAGGACAGCCCGCATCGCGGCGAGTGCCGCATTGCCTGCTCCGGCAGCCTGGCTTTGTTGATGTACCCGAGCTTCTTGAAATACCAGCAACAGTACCCCGAGTTACAGTTGATACTTGAGGCAGCACCGAACCGCCGTATTCGAGAACTAATTCTTAACGACGAGATGGATATGGGCATAGTCACCAATCAGAGTAGCGACGCCGCCCTCGCCCAACATCCGATTGGCAAGCAGGCACTTTGCTTGGTACTACCGGCCAGCACGAAATTGAGACGCGCACAGTCCCCGTCGATCGACGAGCTGCTCGAACTCGGCTATGTGGATCACCCGGATTGCACACTTTATGCGGAGCAGGTGCTGGCATCTGTTTTCGGGAATCGCTACGAAGGCATTCAAGCGTTTCCCCGGCGCGGATCTATCAATCAGATAACCCAGATTCTGTTGGCTGTTGCCGCAGGAACCGGTTTTACCGTTTTACCCGAGGCCGCTGTGCGCAGTTTCCCACATCCTGAAAAAATCTTGACCGCGCGTTTTACCGGCGCAAAAAATCAAGCCCTTTTCGAAACCCTGTACCTGGTACAGAGAAGGCGCCACACTTTGCCCGCTCGCTATCAGTGGTTTATTTCGTGCTTTCGCCAAGAGCTGGCGCAATAAAACGCCGATCTTTGAAAATGCGCCGCGTATAAAAAAGCCCGGTAAAACCGTAATGCTGTTCACTTAAGCATTGCAGCCTAAGGTGGGGCCCCGGAAAATCCGGTTTCCAGATCAGGAAACCGGATTTTTTTGTGTCTCTTCAGCAGTCTCTCTTCGATATTGATGCCCTCCAGTCCTTCTGTGACCTGAGTACCTTCACCCAGAACATTCCCGTTGAATGGGTGGATTCCGCTCTGCAGTTATCCTCGCAAGCCACTATTCGCCGCCGTCGACTTCCCGCCGATCAGGTACTCTGGCTCGTGCTGGGCATGGCCCTGTTCAGGAATGAACCGGTCTCAGAAGTTGCCCGCAGGCTCAATATCTGTGCTCAGGGGCTCGCGAACGATAGCCTGTTGGCCCCAAGCGGGGTATCAAAGGCGCGACAGCGTCTTGGTGCTAACCCCGTTCAGTGGCTATTTCAACGTACCGGGGTGCACTGGGGACATGAGCGTTACCCCGAAGATGAATGGCGAGGATTGCAAGTTCTCGCTGTCGATGGCGCGCTGTTGCGCACTCAAGATACTCCTGAGCTGCGAGATCATTTTGGCTCCGGTAACACGAGCACAAACCGGCAAACTCCGTACCCTCTTATGCGCCTGGTTGCTCTAATGAACGTACGTTCACATGTACTTCTGAATGCAGAGCTAAGCCCTTACCGACGCAGCGAAATACGCCTGGCCGATGAGTTTATGAATCAGGTGCCGGAAGCCTCCGTAACCCTGTTTGATAAGGGTTTTTGGAGTGCAGACCTTTTGCTGCGGTGGGCGGATCAGAACACGCAACGCCACTGGCTGATCCCCGAACGCAAAGGCCTGGTCAGTGAGACAGTGGAGGTCTACAACAAAAATGATCGACTACTGCGAATGAAGGTCTCCCCCCAGGCTCGGAAGCGCAATCCGGCCCTTCCCGAGTACTGGGAAGTTCGAGCAGTGAGCTATAAGCATAATGGCAAAAACAAAACGGTATTTACCTCGCTACCAGCAGATACTTACGGCACTAAAGCCGTCGCGAAGCTCTACCAAGAGCGCTGGGAAATCGAAATCGGCTTCCGTGACATCAAAAGTTCCATGCAGCACAACGCCGTCACCCTACGTAGCAAGACCGTGGCACTGGTTTATCAGGAAGTGTGGGGGCTACTGTTGGCGTACAACGTGATACGTCGAGAGGCAAGCCAGGCAGCGGTCGCTCACGGGGGAAACCCAGCCAGGATACGCTTTAAGTTCGCATGCCAGTATATTGCTGCGCAGCTGATTGTCATGGCCGCGGCTCAGCCATTATCAAGGACTGGAGCGCGCTTATCGGAGCTTAGGGCGGGGATTGGGAACCTGTTTTTAGAGGACCGTCCTCGGCCTTCTAGGCCGAGGACGGTAAAGATCAGCAAAACCCGCTATCCGGTGAATCGTCGTGCTGCTCCGCTTAAGTGAACAGCATTACGGTAAAACCGGGCGAACTATCAACGAAAGGACGAGAGAATCCTGTGAGAGATTTTTTGAGAAACTGGGACGGAATTCACCGCCCCTTGATCGCGATTGCTGCCGATCAGTAGCGTCCGATAATACCGAGCTGGAACACGCGATCCAGCTGCTGGAAGCTCAAACGACGCCCTTCGATTTCAACATAAGACTCCAGGTTTTCTTCTGTCAGGTTGAGGCCTTCGAGAGTCACCTTGAAGTTGTCGTTGATATCGTAGGCGAGGGAGAAATCCAGCTGACCGTAGTCCTTGCTGTATTCTGAACGCCCACCGGAGCCACGTGCGGCCAGCAGCGCATCATCACGCCAGTTGTAGGCCAGACGCGCACCGAAGTCGCCTTTTTCGAAGAATACGATCGCGTTCGCACTGTGTTCTGACAGCTGCGGCACGGGCATACCGTCTGGTGTTTCACTATCCACGAAGGTGTAGTTCAACACAGAACCGAAACCTTCCAGCATGCCCGTGTACATCTGCTGATACGACAGCTCTGCACCCTGCACCAGACCTTCATCGTTCACGGCCATACGGCCGTTGTACTGAACATCCTCGATCTCACCAGTATCCGGGTTCGGCGTTCGGCCGGGGCCCATAAAAGTCTGGCTGTAGTCGTGGGTGATGAAGCTTTCGATATCTTTGTAGAAGAGCGCTCCAGAAAGCAGCGAGCCTTCATTGAAGTACCATTCCAGCGAGGTATCAAACTGATTCGCACGGTACGGATCCAGATCCGGGTTGCCGATAATGCCGGTACGGGACGTAATACTGGTGATAAAAATACCAGATGTCAGATCTGTGAGATCGGGACGCGCCATGACTTTGGAGGCTGCGGTGCGCAACTTCAGATCGTCGGTTATATCCCAGTTGACCGTGACGCTCGGCAAGACATCCGTGTACTCACGGCTCAGGGTATTCGCCAGATAGTCTTGCTCATCGTAGATGGATACAAACAGGTACTGGGAGCTGGCACCTTCACGCACGGTGTAATTGGTGGAATCTGTTTCAGTCTGCACCAGACGAACGCCGAGGTTGCCACTGACGGTGCCACTGCCATTTTCAAAGTTCACCTTGGCATAGGCTGCCTGGGTGTCCTCTTCCACCAGATAGTCGTTTACCTTGTCTGAAACCGGGTAAATACCCCAGGTATCGTTCAGGTCACGCAGTGGGTCGCCGTAAATGGACGGATTGCCGGAAATCCATTGACGCGGCAGGTTGCCACCAACTTTTTCCAGGAAACTACCATCGTTTACAGTAACCGCATTCTGAATCTGGTGCGGCTGCACATAGATGGAGTTGGCATCCTCGACGCCAAGACGCTGATCGGTAACCACGGTACAGCTGTCATCGGTACACTCTGGCTGCCAGTGATCGCCGATACCGCGCTCTACACTGCGTTCATTGCTGCGGTTTGCCAGTCGCAGACCGAATTCAACCTGTGAGAAGTTCAACGCACCCAGGGTTTCATCCAGGTTGTAATCGAAATCCAAAGCAACGGCGTCTTGCTCGGATACAAACTCGTCCTTCCACAGGCTGACAAATGCGATCGCATAACTGTAGGGGTCGGTCAGGTAGTTCGCATTGGGATCCATGGGGTTAGCCGCGGAGAGGTTCGGATCCAGCACAATGCTGCCCACATCCCCCTGGGTCAGGTCATACCCCCAACGCACTGCGTCGGCACATTCCACTTCCAGCCCCGTATTCGGGTCCACCGGGCGCGGGTCGCGCCAGGCACAGTTCACGTTGCCGTAACTGCCTTTCAGATCCTGGCGCAGCCAGATGCTGTCGAACTTGGAGCGGCCGCTGGACAGGTTTGCGGATACGGTCCAGTCATCGCTCCACCAGCTGCCACCGACGGAGATGTTGTGGTTCTGGACATCCCGGGATGCCGCCTGGCCACCCATACGGTGTGCATTGCCGTTATTGTTCCAGCTGATGGGCGTAAAACCACCGGAGAGCAGCGTCACTTCGCCGTCAACCATATTGGGGTTGCCCGGTTCAATACCGGCAACTACGGGCGCATCGCTACCCTCGGTATATTGACCGAGCACAAACGGCATAATGGATTCGTCGAGTATCACACCAGTGTTGGGGAAATCGATATCGCGAATACCGTAAGTGAGAATGGTGGCATGTTGCTGCTCTTCGTATTTGCTGGCAATCACGTCCGCGTACAGACTCATATTTTCCGTGGGATTCGCCTGCAGAGACAGGTTTACCCCGGTGCGGTCGCGATAGATTTCCTTCTGCTGCAGCTCCACTTCCTGCGGGGCGATCACCTGGCTGAGATTTCCGGTTTCCGGGTCCAGATACATCATGGTCGGCAGCCAGCCGCCATTTTCACCGGCTACGTTTGTGCCGGTACCGTCGTCACCCCAGCCCATATTGCGCCAGCAAAAGGGGGCGCAAACGGTGGCTGGATCCTGCTCCGCATCCCACCATACATTTTCATTCCAGGATTGCAGC includes these proteins:
- a CDS encoding LysR family transcriptional regulator, which translates into the protein MDFTVLNHQWLRTFRTLAATGQFTKTATALHMTQPGVSQHISKLEAQVGHELLEREGRHFDLTEAGKAVLAYAENIAALEDSLLRNLSEDSPHRGECRIACSGSLALLMYPSFLKYQQQYPELQLILEAAPNRRIRELILNDEMDMGIVTNQSSDAALAQHPIGKQALCLVLPASTKLRRAQSPSIDELLELGYVDHPDCTLYAEQVLASVFGNRYEGIQAFPRRGSINQITQILLAVAAGTGFTVLPEAAVRSFPHPEKILTARFTGAKNQALFETLYLVQRRRHTLPARYQWFISCFRQELAQ
- a CDS encoding phosphohexomutase domain-containing protein; protein product: MKPFPVDAFKAYDIRGRVPEQLNESIAWRVGYGFAKLLNARNLVVGHDIRLSSPALTDAVVRGITAAGCNALNIGQCGTEEIYYATYAGDNNGAVFDGGLCITASHNPKDYNGIKLVQQSAAPLSGPSSLENLKALVATADMPPVTQSGKAQRGNFKPRYTDYLLGWVDREKLKPLRIVVNPGNGGAGDIVERLESHLPFEFIRLNCDPDGNFPKGVPNPLLPENREETANAVKQHNADLGIAWDGDFDRCFFFDEHGNFVDGYYLVGLLAQILLKKQPGATIVHDPRLYWNTHAVVEAAGGHCQVSRTGHAFIKQVMREQDAIYGGEMSAHHYFRDFAYCDNGTIPWLLICEHLSKSGLRLSQLVQEMTESYPCSDELNISVHDADAVIEDVTREFAKGAASTETTDGLGINFKNWRFNIRRSNTEPLLRINLEARGDRSLIERNAERLLGIILKEEKTGEKAD
- a CDS encoding lactoylglutathione lyase family protein, giving the protein MRFYTEVLGWYTIMPPTKIKEDYSAVGIMCTDVFGPGWEEFQIAHLATGDRIGVELFQFKQQENPENNFEYWKTGIFHFCVQDPNVEELADKIVAAGGKRRMKEPRYYYPGEKPYRMIYMEDPFGNILEIYSHSYELTYGSGAYQ
- a CDS encoding IS4 family transposase, producing the protein MDALQSFCDLSTFTQNIPVEWVDSALQLSSQATIRRRRLPADQVLWLVLGMALFRNEPVSEVARRLNICAQGLANDSLLAPSGVSKARQRLGANPVQWLFQRTGVHWGHERYPEDEWRGLQVLAVDGALLRTQDTPELRDHFGSGNTSTNRQTPYPLMRLVALMNVRSHVLLNAELSPYRRSEIRLADEFMNQVPEASVTLFDKGFWSADLLLRWADQNTQRHWLIPERKGLVSETVEVYNKNDRLLRMKVSPQARKRNPALPEYWEVRAVSYKHNGKNKTVFTSLPADTYGTKAVAKLYQERWEIEIGFRDIKSSMQHNAVTLRSKTVALVYQEVWGLLLAYNVIRREASQAAVAHGGNPARIRFKFACQYIAAQLIVMAAAQPLSRTGARLSELRAGIGNLFLEDRPRPSRPRTVKISKTRYPVNRRAAPLK
- a CDS encoding type 1 glutamine amidotransferase domain-containing protein — translated: MHRFKVFVVSFAALCFSLGALAAGSAKPGGSQSDVDSTPKNVKVLMVLTSHSALGDTGKSTGYWLGEFTHPYYKFTDAGLNVEVASIAGGKAPVDPGSLDEQDLVNQRFQKDAQAQSLVENTKKLEHVKPADYDAIVFVGGHGTVWDFPEDKAVSRVAGNIYASGGVVAAVCHGPAALVGLTLPDGSKLVQGKTVTGFTNEEEAAIELTEVVPFLLEDALKAQGATFSGGEAFKSHVVVDKRLVTGQNPQSASALGDEVVQLLK
- a CDS encoding TonB-dependent receptor is translated as MMKREISKFLPLGLVSTLALSAVVPLAQAQSDAGEETGQQFDAALEEITVYGIRKSLRDAVNQKRDANVIVDVIFSEDIGKLPDENAARALQRVTGVQISTRDGEGSEIQVRGMSQVNMEMNGVSYVGTPSQPGFRSSVRRNATLEDIPAELLSGIEVIKSPTADRIEGAIGATVNMKTRKPLDQDGFQVAGSSKASYSELADEPTERYSFLIGNNWDDKFGVLLNVTQGESVSRNDSIDYRNWDGLVFEDWNSNVSSLQSWNENVWWDAEQDPATVCAPFCWRNMGWGDDGTGTNVAGENGGWLPTMMYLDPETGNLSQVIAPQEVELQQKEIYRDRTGVNLSLQANPTENMSLYADVIASKYEEQQHATILTYGIRDIDFPNTGVILDESIMPFVLGQYTEGSDAPVVAGIEPGNPNMVDGEVTLLSGGFTPISWNNNGNAHRMGGQAASRDVQNHNISVGGSWWSDDWTVSANLSSGRSKFDSIWLRQDLKGSYGNVNCAWRDPRPVDPNTGLEVECADAVRWGYDLTQGDVGSIVLDPNLSAANPMDPNANYLTDPYSYAIAFVSLWKDEFVSEQDAVALDFDYNLDETLGALNFSQVEFGLRLANRSNERSVERGIGDHWQPECTDDSCTVVTDQRLGVEDANSIYVQPHQIQNAVTVNDGSFLEKVGGNLPRQWISGNPSIYGDPLRDLNDTWGIYPVSDKVNDYLVEEDTQAAYAKVNFENGSGTVSGNLGVRLVQTETDSTNYTVREGASSQYLFVSIYDEQDYLANTLSREYTDVLPSVTVNWDITDDLKLRTAASKVMARPDLTDLTSGIFITSITSRTGIIGNPDLDPYRANQFDTSLEWYFNEGSLLSGALFYKDIESFITHDYSQTFMGPGRTPNPDTGEIEDVQYNGRMAVNDEGLVQGAELSYQQMYTGMLEGFGSVLNYTFVDSETPDGMPVPQLSEHSANAIVFFEKGDFGARLAYNWRDDALLAARGSGGRSEYSKDYGQLDFSLAYDINDNFKVTLEGLNLTEENLESYVEIEGRRLSFQQLDRVFQLGIIGRY